The Flavobacterium piscisymbiosum genome includes a region encoding these proteins:
- a CDS encoding DUF763 domain-containing protein, translating to MKRSGTADLPLHYGQVPLWLSERMAKLGFAIVETIAMEFSTSEVISKLSNPFWFQSFGAVMGMDWHSSGITTSVLGALKKSVNPHSKELGIYICGGKGKNSLLTPQELLFVGEKTGLDGNNLANCSRLTAKVDNTAIQDGFQLYQHNFIVDNKGQWAVIQQGMNPNSKTARRYHWHSPDLKSFINEPHTFIYGENQGTILNLTAQAATKSREGILELSKESPTKIMKEMQYLSMPAHHDVRMEDVNMKRLGAMLWTTHENKPEDFEELLLLKGMGPRALQSLALVSEIIYGTPTRFEDPARFSFAHGGKDGHPFPVPVNIYDETIDTLQRAINSAKIGNSDKIQAIQKLSEISRKAEESFTPNENFNALIQRERDESHKYGGRTIFGDAKPPKIKPINPNNQLELF from the coding sequence ATGAAACGTTCCGGTACAGCAGATCTTCCGTTACATTACGGTCAGGTTCCTTTATGGCTTTCTGAACGAATGGCCAAACTGGGTTTTGCCATTGTAGAAACGATTGCCATGGAATTTTCTACTTCGGAGGTAATTAGTAAACTAAGTAATCCTTTCTGGTTTCAGAGTTTTGGTGCTGTAATGGGAATGGACTGGCATTCATCCGGGATAACTACTTCTGTGCTTGGAGCCTTAAAAAAGTCTGTAAACCCGCATTCAAAAGAACTGGGCATTTATATTTGTGGAGGAAAAGGCAAAAATTCGCTTCTTACGCCACAGGAACTTTTATTTGTAGGCGAAAAAACAGGTCTCGACGGTAATAATCTTGCCAATTGCAGCCGACTTACGGCCAAAGTTGATAACACCGCCATTCAGGACGGATTTCAATTGTATCAGCATAATTTTATTGTAGACAATAAAGGACAATGGGCGGTTATTCAGCAAGGCATGAATCCTAATTCTAAAACGGCACGAAGATATCATTGGCATTCACCGGATTTAAAGTCTTTTATAAACGAACCTCATACGTTTATTTATGGCGAAAATCAAGGCACTATTTTAAATCTTACTGCTCAGGCGGCCACGAAATCCAGAGAAGGTATCCTGGAATTATCAAAAGAATCGCCGACCAAAATCATGAAAGAGATGCAATATCTCTCTATGCCCGCACATCATGATGTAAGAATGGAAGATGTAAACATGAAAAGACTTGGCGCAATGCTCTGGACAACGCATGAAAATAAGCCGGAAGATTTTGAAGAACTCTTACTTTTAAAAGGAATGGGACCAAGAGCTTTGCAATCACTGGCATTGGTAAGTGAAATAATTTATGGTACGCCTACCCGATTTGAAGATCCGGCCCGTTTTTCATTTGCGCACGGCGGGAAAGACGGACATCCTTTTCCTGTTCCGGTAAATATCTACGATGAAACAATTGATACCTTGCAAAGAGCCATTAATAGTGCTAAAATAGGCAACAGCGATAAGATACAAGCCATTCAGAAATTATCTGAAATTTCGAGAAAAGCCGAAGAAAGTTTTACACCCAACGAAAACTTTAATGCCCTGATTCAAAGGGAACGTGATGAATCTCACAAATATGGAGGAAGAACCATTTTTGGAGACGCAAAACCTCCTAAAATTAAACCCATAAATCCCAATAATCAGTTGGAGTTATTTTAA